From a single Capsicum annuum cultivar UCD-10X-F1 chromosome 12, UCD10Xv1.1, whole genome shotgun sequence genomic region:
- the LOC107849778 gene encoding uncharacterized protein LOC107849778, whose protein sequence is MKIEHFFLFGPGWDLAYYDIPDGKFPSPRRAPSVPTAFLTPEFWKQLYEYVRQPSASITQTTGSSTPVSSNIATEKRCRMNLYATPYCKCDPNCREHYDAFEEEQHPEIAQISNAYVRQCRQTHCFDIDDYIDGTIHPLGPFKEIRRGMAEIIMELANRAIQEYNEKESNDFKYRVLKIDK, encoded by the exons ATGAAAATTGagcacttttttctttttggaccaGGATGGGATCTTGCATATTACGACATTCCTGATGGGAAATTTCCTTCGCCGCGAAGAGCTCCTTCGGTGCCAACAGCTTTTCTGACCCCTGAGTTCTGGAAACAGCTTTACGAATATGTTAGACAACCTAGTGCAAGTATTACCCAAACAACAGGATCTAGCACTCCTGTGAGCTCAAACATTGCAACAGAAAAAAGATGCCGCATGAATCTGTATGCGACACCCTATTGCAAGTGTGACCCAAACTGCCGTGAACACTACGATGCCTTTGAGGAGGAACAACACCCAGAAATTGCCCAAATTTCTAACGCATATGTCCGTCAGTGTCGCCAAACTCAT TGTTTTGACATTGATGACTATATCGATGGGACAATACATCCATTAGGACCATTTAAGGAAATACGCAGAGGCATGGCTGAAATTATAATGGAATTGGCAAACCGTGCTATCCAGGAGTATAACGAGAAAGAGAGCAAT GATTTCAAGTACAGAGTATTGAAGATTGACAAGTGA